From one Botrytis cinerea B05.10 chromosome 7, complete sequence genomic stretch:
- the Bcnop2 gene encoding Bcnop2 — MGVGRRMKKQGMPEPLDEAHFTNLKRKAGMSVAESRAESMQYAPDPNKKRRTSEKKSNGAANGKKNSAAQNATKGKFTNSLPVQKPSAKKSKKAAPLPMSDEEMEDVDSDAADLMNDEFDELDVSDDDGPGLPDDFLGSDSGSDVYDSDDDHPKAMFSEDEDESDAEEKLTAANIAGLSRKLDEQKAEEAAEAQAELEEAAMQTNIAGDRPHIFDSDDEDGEAPKTNALLAPDLQLLRSRINDTIRVLDDFSNLSEEGRSRAEYTAQLIKDICAYYGYSEFLAEKLFNLFPPKEAYAFFEANETPRPVVIRTNTLRTHRRDLAQALINRGVVLEPVGKWSKVGLQIFESAVPLGATPEYLAGHYILQAASSFLPVMALAPQENERVLDMASAPGGKTTHIAALMKNTGCIFANDSNKSRAKGLIGNIHRLGAKNVIVCNYDAREFPRVIGGFDRVLLDAPCSGTGVIAKDASVKTNKTERDFLMLPHLQKQLLLSAIDSVDHASKTGGYIVYSTCSVTVEENEQVVQYVLNKRPNVKLVETGLAFGKEGFTSYMGKSFDKNMKMTRRYYPHAYNVDGFFVSKFKKTGPSPKSKPGEKDAEKELDELDIDKTPIRETEEEEAFGGWDDGEDEEYMVKARKNTLKRKGIDPKADKTKADTKVEETKDEKSAKADKPKKEIKEKAKKEEAKEGEVKKDETLKTDTTKKESKEKKKKGSKSK, encoded by the coding sequence atggGTGTCGGAAGACGTATGAAGAAGCAGGGCATGCCCGAACCGCTCGATGAAGCACATTTCACcaatttaaaaagaaaagctgGAATGTCAGTAGCAGAATCGAGAGCAGAATCAATGCAATATGCTCCCGATCCTAATAAGAAACGTCGAACTTCGGAGAAAAAGTCCAATGGAGCTGCCAATGGCAAGAAGAACTCGGCGGCACAGAACGCAACAAAGGGAAAATTTACAAACTCGTTACCGGTTCAGAAACCTTCTGCGAAAAAGTCGAAAAAGGCTGCACCATTGCCCATGtcagatgaggagatggaagatgtcGACTCCGATGCGGCGGATCTCATGAATGACGAGTTTGATGAATTGGACgtttcagatgatgatggtcCTGGGCTTCCAGATGATTTCCTTGGCTCGGACAGTGGAAGTGATGTCTATGATTCGGATGATGATCACCCAAAAGCAATGTTCTCTGAGGATGAGGACGAGTCTGATGCCGAGGAAAAGCTCACTGCTGCCAATATTGCTGGACTGTCAAGGAAATTGGATGAGCAAAAAGCTGAGGAGGCCGCAGAGGCACAGGCTGAATTGGAGGAAGCTGCTATGCAAACAAACATTGCAGGAGATAGACCCCATATATTCGACAGCGACGACGAAGACGGAGAGGCGCCCAAGACTAATGCTTTATTGGCACCTGATCTACAGCTTCTACGATCTCGAATTAACGATACTATCCGAGTCTTGGATGACTTCTCGAATCTTTCCGAAGAGGGTAGATCCAGAGCCGAATACACAGCTCAGTTGATTAAAGACATTTGCGCATATTACGGTTACTCGGAGTTCTTAGCGGAGAAGCTCTTCAACTTGTTTCCACCCAAGGAGGCTTACGCATTTTTCGAGGCCAACGAAACCCCCAGACCTGTCGTCATCCGAACAAACACCTTGCGAACACATCGAAGAGACCTTGCACAGGCATTGATCAACCGTGGAGTAGTCTTAGAGCCAGTGGGAAAATGGTCCAAAGTTGGTCTGCAAATTTTCGAGAGTGCTGTACCCTTGGGTGCCACTCCAGAGTACCTTGCCGGACATTATATTCTACAAGccgcttcttctttccttcccgTGATGGCTCTCGCACCACAAGAAAATGAACGTGTTCTCGATATGGCCTCTGCTCCCGGTGGAAAAACAACACACATTGCCGCGTTGATGAAGAACACAGGTTGCATCTTCGCCAACGATAGCAACAAATCTCGTGCTAAAGGTTTGATCGGTAATATCCATCGTCTAGGAGCCAAGAATGTAATCGTGTGCAATTATGACGCGAGAGAATTCCCCAGAGTTATTGGAGGTTTCGATCGTGTCTTACTTGATGCACCATGTTCTGGTACGGGAGTCATCGCCAAGGATGCTAGTGTGAAGACAAACAAAACAGAACGAGATTTCCTCATGCTTCCTCATTTACAAAAACAGCTCCTTCTCTCAGCTATCGACTCAGTTGACCACGCAAGCAAGACCGGAGGTTATATCGTTTATTCGACATGTAGTGTCACCGTTGAGGAGAACGAGCAAGTCGTTCAATATGTGCTCAACAAGAGACCAAATGTTAAGCTCGTAGAGACTGGCCTAGCTTTTGGTAAGGAGGGCTTCACATCATACATGGGCAAAAGCTTTGACAAGAACATGAAGATGACAAGAAGATATTACCCCCATGCTTACAATGTTGATGGTTTCTTCGTTTCTAAATTCAAGAAGACAGGCCCATCTCCTAAGAGCAAGCCTGGCGAGAAGGACGCTGAAAAGGAGTTGGATGAGTTGGACATTGACAAGACACCTATTAGAGAAactgaggaagaggaagcaTTTGGAGGATGGGATGAcggtgaagatgaagagtatATGGTGAAGGCGAGAAAGAACACCTTGAAACGAAAGGGTATTGATCCCAAAGCAGACAAGACAAAGGCAGATACCAAAGTAGAGGAGACCAAGGATGAAAAGTCGGCCAAGGCCGATAAGCCCAAGAAGGAAATTAAAGAGAAGGCCAAGAAGGAAGAGGCCAAGGAGGGAGAGGTCAAGAAAGATGAGACTTTGAAGACAGATACCacgaagaaggaaagtaaggagaagaagaagaagggaagcAAATCCAAGTAG
- the Bccof1 gene encoding Bccof1, whose amino-acid sequence MKLQKKIKWIVYKINDEGTKVVVDTSSESADWEPFREVLVNAKALNKNKTQGKGPRYAVYDFNYDLANGEGQRTKLTFISWSPDDASTFPKMMYASTKESFKRALSGLSGDELQANDEADLEENEMLKTVSKGTAALK is encoded by the exons atgaagcttcaaaagaAGATCAAGTGGATTGTTTACAAGATCAACGATGAAGGCACAAAGGTCGTTGTCGACACTTCCAGCGAGTCGGCAGACTGGGAACCATTCCGTGAGGTCCTCGTAAACGCAAAGGCACTTAACAAGAAC AAAACCCAGGGTAAAGGTCCCAGATATGCTGTCTATGACTTCAACTACGATTTGGCCAACGGAGAGGGACAAAG AACCAAGCTTACTTTCATTTCGTGGTCCCCTGATGATGCCAGTACCTTC CCTAAAATGATGTACGCCTCCACCAAGGAATCTTTCAAGCGTGCTTTATCCGGACTTTCGGGCGATGAACTCCAAGCAAACGATGAAGCCGACCTCGAAGAGAATGAGATGTTGAAGACAGTCAGCAAGGGTACAGCCGCTCTCAAGTAG
- the Bccof1 gene encoding Bccof1, with product MSNSGITVDEECIEKFNEMKLQKKIKWIVYKINDEGTKVVVDTSSESADWEPFREVLVNAKALNKNKTQGKGPRYAVYDFNYDLANGEGQRTKLTFISWSPDDASTFPKMMYASTKESFKRALSGLSGDELQANDEADLEENEMLKTVSKGTAALK from the exons ATG TCTAACTCAGG TATCACCGTCGACGAAGAATGCATCGAGAAGTTCAACGAgatgaagcttcaaaagaAGATCAAGTGGATTGTTTACAAGATCAACGATGAAGGCACAAAGGTCGTTGTCGACACTTCCAGCGAGTCGGCAGACTGGGAACCATTCCGTGAGGTCCTCGTAAACGCAAAGGCACTTAACAAGAAC AAAACCCAGGGTAAAGGTCCCAGATATGCTGTCTATGACTTCAACTACGATTTGGCCAACGGAGAGGGACAAAG AACCAAGCTTACTTTCATTTCGTGGTCCCCTGATGATGCCAGTACCTTC CCTAAAATGATGTACGCCTCCACCAAGGAATCTTTCAAGCGTGCTTTATCCGGACTTTCGGGCGATGAACTCCAAGCAAACGATGAAGCCGACCTCGAAGAGAATGAGATGTTGAAGACAGTCAGCAAGGGTACAGCCGCTCTCAAGTAG
- the Bchsp60 gene encoding Bchsp60: MQRALSSRARASILNGSTASKLRPLQQLRFAHKELKFGVEGRAALLAGVETLAKAVATTLGPKGRNVLIESAYGSPKITKDGVTVARAISLKDKFENLGARLIQDVASKTNETAGDGTTTATVLAKSIFSETVKNVAAGCNPMDLRRGTQAAVEAVVEFLQKNKRDITTSEEIAQVATISANGDTHIGKLIANAMEKVGKEGVITVKEGKTMEDELDITEGMRFDRGYVSPYFITDTKSQKVEFEKPLILLSEKKISNVQDIIPALEASTQLRRPLVIIAEDIDGEALAVCILNKLRGQLQVAAVKAPGFGDNRKSILGDLGILTNATVFTDELDLKLEKATADMLGTTGSITITKEDTIILNGEGSKDAIAQRCEQIRGVMNDPTTSDYEKEKLQERLAKLSGGVAVIKVGGASEVEVGEKKDRFVDALNATRAAVEEGILPGGGTALLKAAGQALGGLKPANFDQQLGINIIKSAITKPARTIVENAGTEGSVVVGKLMDEFGSDFNKGFNSATGEYVDMIAAGIVDPFKVVRTGLVDASGVASLLGTTEVAIVEAPEEKGPPAGGMGGMGGMGGMGGMM, translated from the exons atGCAACGTGCTTTGAGTTCTAGAGCAAGAGCTTCGATCCTGAACGGATCGACAGCTTCAAAGCTTCGTCCTTTACAACAATTGAGATTTGCCCACAAG GAGCTCAAATTCGGTGTTGAGGGCAGAGCAGCTCTTCTTGCTGGTGTTGAGACTTTGGCAAAAGCTGTTGCTACAACCTTGGGTCCCAAAGGCCGAAATGTTCTTATTGAGTCAGCATATGGCTCCCCAAAGATCACTAAAG ATGGTGTAACCGTTGCCAGAGCTATTTCCCTCAAGGACAAATTCGAGAACCTCGGTGCTAGACTTATCCAAGATGTTGCCTCGAAAACCAACGAGACCGCTGGTGATGGAACCACAACCGCTACTGTCCTTGCTAAATCTATTTTCTCCGAGACCGTAAAGAACGTCGCCGCAGGATGCAACCCAATGGACTTGCGCAGAGGTACCCAAGCTGCCGTGGAGGCCGTTGTTGAGTTTTTGCAAAAGAACAAGCGTGATATCACAACAAGCGAGGAAATCGCACAAGTTGCGACTATCAGTGCAAACGGTGATACCCACATCGGAAAATTGATTGCCAACGCTATGGAAAAGGTTGGAAAGGAAGGTGTTATCACAGTTAAGGAAGGAAAGACCATGGAGGACGAACTCGATATTACCGAGGGAATGAGATTTGACCGCGGTTATGTTTCCCCATACTTCATCACCGATACCAAGTCGCAAAAGGTGGAATTCGAGAAGCCATTGATTCTCCTTtctgagaagaagatttcaaaCGTCCAAGATATTATCCCAGCACTTGAGGCGTCTACTCAACTTCGTCGTCCTTTGGTCATCATTGCTGAAGATATCGATGGAGAAGCTCTCGCAGTATGCATTCTTAACAAGCTCCGTGGTCAACTCCAAGTTGCCGCTGTCAAGGCCCCCGGTTTCGGTGATAACCGAAAGTCCATCCTCGGCGATCTCGGTATCTTGACCAATGCTACCGTCTTCACTGACGAGCTTGATCTCAAGCTCGAGAAGGCTACCGCAGACATGCTCGGTACCACTGgatccatcaccatcaccaagGAGGATACCATCATCTTGAACGGTGAGGGAAGCAAGGATGCCATTGCTCAGCGATGCGAGCAAATCCGAGGTGTCATGAACGACCCTACCACATCCGATTACGAGAAGGAGAAGCTCCAAGAGCGTCTTGCTAAGCTTTCTGGTGGTGTAGCCGTTATCAAGGTCGGTGGCGCATCCGAGGTCGAGGTTGGTGAGAAGAAGGACCGATTCGTTGATGCCCTCAACGCTACTCGTGCCGCTGTTGAAGAAGGTATCCTCCCAGGTGGTGGAACTGCTCTCCTCAAGGCTGCTGGTCAAGCTCTTGGAGGTCTTAAGCCTGCCAACTTCGACCAACAACTTGGTATTAACATTATCAAGAGCGCTATCACCAAACCAGCCCGCACTATCGTTGAGAACGCTGGTACTGAAGGATCGGTTGTCGTTGGTAAGCTCATGGATGAATTTGGATCCGACTTCAACAAGGGATTCAACAGCGCAACTGGAGAGTACGTTGACATGATTGCTGCTGGTATTGTTGATCCATTCAAGGTTGTCCGCACTGGCTTGGTTGATGCCAGCGGTGTTGCCTCATTATTGGGTACCACTGAAGTTGCTATTGTCGAGGCACCAGAAGAGAAGGGCCCACCAGCTGGTGGTATGGGTGGCATGGGAGGAATGGGCGGTATGGGAG GAATGATGTAA